A genome region from Halichondria panicea chromosome 15, odHalPani1.1, whole genome shotgun sequence includes the following:
- the LOC135348650 gene encoding SNW domain-containing protein 1-like, with translation MSLTKLLPKPTQLEADTAHSIDHIYQQNVSAPVARKEPPPYGQRKGWIPRSLDDYGDGGAFPEIMVAQYPLNMGAKSNIKGESSKAIVPLQLDASGKVRYDALARLGQRKDKVIHSSLSAMVQRDVRPSDPELIKPDDEEIEKTTEETRLALEKLVQKKVTAALPVRAADKLAPAQYIRYTPAQQGVSYNSGAQQRIIRMVEAQKDPMDPPKFKTNTKIPRGPPSPPAPVLHSPTRKVSVKEQQEWKIPPCISNWKNPKGYTIPLDKRLAADGRGLQDHTINDNFAKLAQSLYTADREARKAIALRSTMERKLANIEREKKEDTLRQLAQKARDARVGIRAPANEDESTDIQERDQLRYDRHKERERQRRLAKAHPDKRSKMDRDKDRDVTEKIALGLPSAAGSKEAQFDQRLFNQSKGLASGFSGGNDDMYNVYDKPWRAGANLAEKIYRPGKAVDKDVYGDDVEKLIKTSRFQPDRGFSGADADQSREGPVQFEKAVEEDPFGLNKFLTEAKKAKRPSEDSRAPGLSKAKRPKY, from the exons ATGTCTCTAACAAA ATTGCTACCCAAGCCTACACAGCTGGAGGCGGACACAGCTCACAGCATCGACCACATCTACCAGCAGAAT GTGAGTGCGCCGGTGGCACGGAAGGAGCCCCCTCCGTACGGACAGAGAAAGGGGTGGATACCTCGCTCGTTGGATGACTATGGCGACGGAGGTGCCTTCCCTGAGATCATGGTGGCGCAGTACCCTCTGAACATGGGAGCCAAGAGCAACATAAAGGGAGAG tcCTCTAAGGCGATTGTTCCCCTCCAACTGGACGCCTCTGGGAAGGTACGCTACGACGCCCTGGCACGACTAGGACAGCGTAAGGACAAAGTGATACACAGCTCTCTCTCTGCTATGGTGCAACGTGACGTCCGACCCAGTGACCCGGAACTCATCAAGCCTGACGATGAGGAGATAGAAAAG ACAACCGAGGAGACAAGACTAGCTCTTGAGAAGTTAGTCCAAAAGAAAGTGACCGCAGCACTCCCAGTGAGAGCGGCAGACAAACTAGCCCCTGCCCAGTACATCCGCTATACTCCAGCACAGCAAGGAGTCTCCTACAACTCAGGGGCTCAGCAGAGGATTATTCGAATGGTGGAAGCTCAGAAAGACCCAATGGATCCACCAAAGTTCAAGACCAACACCAAGATCCCCCGTGGTCCCCCCTCACCCCCCGCACCTGTACTGCACTCTCCTACTAGGAAG GTGTCGGTGAAAGAGCAACAAGAGTGGAAAATCCCTCCCTGCATCTCCAACTGGAAGAACCCAAAG GGTTACACGATACCACTGGACAAACGTCTAGCTGctgatgggcgtggcctacaGGATCACACAATCAACGACAATTTTGCCAAACTTGCTCAATCTCTTTACACTGCTGACAGAGAG gcacgtAAGGCCATTGCACTTCGTTCAACCATGGAAAGAAAATTGGCCAACATTGAGCGTGAGAAGAAGGAGGATACCTTGCGACAGCTGGCACAGAAGGCCAGAGATGCTAGAGTTGGCATCAGGGCTCCAGCCAATGAAG ACGAGTCTACTGACATCCAAGAGAGGGACCAGCTTCGATACGACAGGCACAAGGAGAGAGAGAGGCAGCGACGACTTGCCAAAGCCCACCCGGACAAGAGGTCGAAAATGGACCGAGACAAAGACAGGGACGTGACTGAGAAGATAGCTCTTGGCCTTCCCTCAGCAGCTGGCTCAAAAGAGGCCCAGTTTGATCAGCGGCTCTTTAACCAGTCAAAG gggCTGGCCTCAGGGTTTTCTGGAGGGAACGATGATATGTACAATGTGTACGATAAGCCCTGGAGAGCTGGGGCTAACCTGGCTGAAAAGATTTACCGTCCTGGCAAGGCTGTCGACAAGGATGTGTACGGGGACGATGTGGAGAAACTCATCAAAACCAGCAG ATTCCAACCTGACCGTGGATTCTCCGGTGCGGATGCTGATCAGTCGCGAGAGGGGCCGGTCCAGTTTGAGAAAGCGGTGGAGGAGGATCCATTTGGACTGAACAAGTTCTTGACAGAAGCTAAGAAGGCGAAACGACCGTCAGAAGACTCTAG ggCTCCTGGATTGAGCAAGGCAAAAAGACCAAAGTATTAG
- the LOC135349365 gene encoding cell death-inducing p53-target protein 1 homolog, translating into MSEQPPQYDQPPPQQQQQPPPQGYGAPPQGQGYPPSQGYVQPQSPQGYPPSQGYAQPQSPQGYAQPPQGYFMQQQTNQTVVVQTQAAPAVTKVVVRKQTNHLLHFIICLICPWWIFVWLCVCICG; encoded by the exons ATGAGTGAACAACCTCCTCAATACGACCAGCCTCCACCTCAACAGCAGCAACAGCCTCCGCCTCAAG GCTATGGTGCACCTCCTCAGGGCCAGGGCTACCCTCCATCCCAGGGATATGTTCAGCCTCAGTCTCCTCAGGGCTACCCTCCATCCCAGGGATATGCTCAGCCTCAGTCTCCTCAGGGATATGCTCAGCCTCCTCAAGGATATTTTATGCAGCAGCAGACAAATCAGACAGTGGTGGTCCAGACCCAAGCTGCACCTGCTGTCACCAAAGTTGTTGT GAGGAAACAGACTAACCATCTCCTTCACTTCATCATCTGCCTGATCTGCCCATGGTGGATCTTTGTGTGGCTTTGCGTCTGCATCTGCGGCTAG
- the LOC135349401 gene encoding protein SPEC3-like → MSGAPPPYNPGYAQQPPQQGYGQPPPQGYAPQQGYPAASYPAQQQQTNQTVVVTQAPAAVTTHYVVKKETNHILHFIICLFCPWWIFVWICACIINS, encoded by the exons ATGAGCGGCGCCCCACCACCATACAACCCTGGCTATGCCCAGCAGCCTCCACAACAAG GCTATGGCCAGCCTCCTCCCCAAGGCTATGCCCCTCAGCAGGGCTACCCTGCGGCCTCATACCCTGCTCAGCAACAGCAGACAAACCAGACTGTAGTGGTGACCCAAGCTCCGGCAGCCGTCACTACTCATTACGTTGT AAAGAAAGAGACCAACCATATCCTCCACTTCATCATCTGCCTGTTCTGCCCATGGTGGATCTTTGTGTGGATTTGTGCCTGCATCATCAACAGTTAG